The DNA region TCACAACTTTCTTTTTGAGGGCTGGAAAGCTTCCGCCTTCAGTGTACTTTTTTGCCTCCTTTTTCAGCCGGAAAAAATTCTGCGGGGAAAGAGGGGATGCGACATTTCTGTCCTTGTCAGTCGGGTCTATAAAGATAAGGGCTTCCCGAAACTGCTTTTTTGCCTCCCTTTCTGAAGAGATTCCATCAATGTCGATATAAGACCTAAAGTCAAGCTTTGAGATTTTTTCGAGGGCTTTTGCAAAGCTTCCCCACTGGATTATGAAAAGCTCGCAGAGATATCCGCTGACGCCTTCATGCCTTGCGTCCGCCCCGTAAACATCTGTCTGCTTGCAGAAATATTTCATGAGCCGTGCCTGGTCTTTCATGTACCCTGTCAGGTGCTCCTTTACATATCTCGTGTGAAGCGGGGAGCGGTCAACTGCGGAAATCACCTTATTTCCAGCAGTAAATTCATAGCAGGGCACGATATCGACGCTGTGGCCGGATATTTCCGCCCTTACGTAAGGGTGCTCAGCATATTTTAGGTTGTACTTTCCGCCCATGTCCTCAGAGATAGTAGTTCCTATCAAAAGACCGAACTCCTCCAGCTTTTCGCGTTTTATCTTTTCGCGAAAGACGATAAACAGGTCGACATCATAGCCATTCTTTAAAAAAGTGTCCTTTGCAATCGAGCCGACTATTACAGGGTATGCCGAAAATGGCTTTGCTACCCTCTCGGCAACAGCCAGGAGCTGGTCGACAAAAAAGAATATCGCGTTAGATTCGTCCTTTTTCGGCTTTATCTTTTCGATTATCCTCAGCTCGAGGTCATCCATAAGCTATTATATCAAAGCCAATATTAAACCCCCATTCTTAATTCCTGATGCCTGATTTCCTGAAGGAAAGCCGATCGCCAACCTTGACTGAAAGCTCTCCTGCGTTTGCCTCAAGAAGATGCGCTGCCTTCTTTTTTGGAAGGTAAATTCTCCAGGGAGCAAGTTTTGCGACTTCGACTACTTTGCCCCGGGCATCCAGGAAAAAGAGGTCTATCGGGAAAAAGACAAACATTGTGTGTATGCTCACCCTGCAGTTTGGAATCTTGAGTATAAGCCCTTCGCCTCTTTTCAGTTTTCGGCGAAACATCAGCCCTGTCTTCGCGCCAATGCCCGCCACCATCTCTGCAAGGCAAAGCTTTCTTTTACCGCGAAAAACTGCATAACTCATTTTTTTATTTTCCTGAACTCAAGGTATGAATACACAAACAGGCCAAAAACAAGAAGAAGCACCACAGCAATAAGCTCGATAACAAGCGGCTTATAGAAGATTGCGCCAATCGCCATTACTATTCCTATTGCCCGAAAAGCCCTGCCGCCAAGCTTGTTTGTCTTCTCCCAGACCCTGTCGCTTACAAGAGTCCAGGGAGTCCGCACGCCAACAAACCAGTTTCGCTTCGACTTCTCAAGAATATCCCCTATGAAGAAAAACAGGATTCCAATGCCGGCAAAGATAAAGCGGGACATGTCAAACAAGTATCCCAGGTTCCAAGCCAGAACCATTGCCTGAATCGCTGCAAGGAACGCAGAAAGCAAAACCACAAAGCGGCCATACTCTCCGGAAAATTTTTTGATGTTTTCCTTGTAGGGGTCAATTCGGGGGATAACTTCAAAGATAGCCGCCATGGCAAGAACGACGAGGGGAATGAAAATCACCCCGAGAAATTTTGGCATGTATCCATTGACCTCCCCCTGAAGCCCCCAATGGGAAGCAAGCTCTTCCGGAAGGGCGGGGTAAAGAAATAGCCCTGCGGCAAGCAAAACAATCGCCACCAGAATTGAAACCCCTGTCGACTTACGGATAGCCATAATTCTAATAGACAATCTGCTAAAAAGGCCGGTTTTCGCGCCTCAGGAAAAACAGGTCGTGGATGCCAAGCCGCGCTGCAATGTGGTTTGTGTAGTACAAAAAGTCCGCTTCGGACAGCTTTGCCCTCTGGTCTGCCTCAATCAGCACGTTTGGAAAGCCATAAGTCCGGCTCTCGCAGGACAGGGTAAAGATTATTTCAGCAACGCGCTTTCCGTCGCCCATATACTCA from Candidatus Aenigmatarchaeota archaeon includes:
- a CDS encoding SdpI family protein, producing MAIRKSTGVSILVAIVLLAAGLFLYPALPEELASHWGLQGEVNGYMPKFLGVIFIPLVVLAMAAIFEVIPRIDPYKENIKKFSGEYGRFVVLLSAFLAAIQAMVLAWNLGYLFDMSRFIFAGIGILFFFIGDILEKSKRNWFVGVRTPWTLVSDRVWEKTNKLGGRAFRAIGIVMAIGAIFYKPLVIELIAVVLLLVFGLFVYSYLEFRKIKK
- the cca gene encoding CCA tRNA nucleotidyltransferase yields the protein MDDLELRIIEKIKPKKDESNAIFFFVDQLLAVAERVAKPFSAYPVIVGSIAKDTFLKNGYDVDLFIVFREKIKREKLEEFGLLIGTTISEDMGGKYNLKYAEHPYVRAEISGHSVDIVPCYEFTAGNKVISAVDRSPLHTRYVKEHLTGYMKDQARLMKYFCKQTDVYGADARHEGVSGYLCELFIIQWGSFAKALEKISKLDFRSYIDIDGISSEREAKKQFREALIFIDPTDKDRNVASPLSPQNFFRLKKEAKKYTEGGSFPALKKKVVNLLVEKLKSERGTSFAGARFRPPEMVPENLYPQLRRFERHLARHLHENGFGVVRHLSWTDEENLAVIVVEVESSTLSRYRSQAGPTIFSGEIDNFLEKYLGGKYPPYIERGQFFATVKRRLQNVDTAVKDFLSNRREEIPGKISEQKIRVLKEEEIIELSRENKDFNSYLAGKYLEI
- a CDS encoding DUF192 domain-containing protein, with product MSYAVFRGKRKLCLAEMVAGIGAKTGLMFRRKLKRGEGLILKIPNCRVSIHTMFVFFPIDLFFLDARGKVVEVAKLAPWRIYLPKKKAAHLLEANAGELSVKVGDRLSFRKSGIRN